The proteins below come from a single Eremothecium sinecaudum strain ATCC 58844 chromosome II, complete sequence genomic window:
- the PHO86 gene encoding Pho86p (Syntenic homolog of Ashbya gossypii ADR325C; Syntenic homolog of Saccharomyces cerevisiae YJL117W (PHO86)): MGIPQIDPNLSNPIDEDAPPTIYGSHLKPELATAALNLPIDFIKQKESLANHYLATHHVTISAVLIAASVYVGKNYVFTTRSTNSVAEYLSFFLSNNKKEIITTVIVLCISASLLITSLSRLTGVVFKPKIDSIVNSRGITLFGLDLKQLANGDSKSVNDKKVDDTYVVVYRETPIALVSIAENMQLSTKESLVMGITTIGCRQVYQRSGIIEDLLDWALLRTKDIQQQSGKYKPGQSMKLLIEVYSFDKFMKKTLKKKGFNMLESFSMPESKILGGLFRVRRELWGIKFHFESKKE; encoded by the coding sequence ATGGGGATTCCACAAATAGATCCTAACTTATCAAATCCtattgatgaagatgcTCCTCCAACAATCTATGGATCTCATTTAAAACCCGAACTAGCTACTGCAGCTTTGAACCTACCTATCGATTTTATAAAGCAAAAAGAATCGTTGGCAAATCACTATTTGGCTACTCACCATGTTACCATAAGTGCTGTTTTGATTGCAGCTTCGGTATACGTAGGCAAAAACTATGTTTTTACAACAAGAAGTACCAACTCTGTGGCGGAGTATTTGTCTTTCTTCCTgtcaaataataaaaagGAGATAATCACTACAGTTATTGTTTTGTGTATTAGTGCGTCTCTTTTGATAACATCGTTAAGCAGATTAACCGGTGTAGTTTTCAAGCCAAAAATTGATTCGATAGTGAACAGTAGGGGTATAACCCTGTTTGGTCTGGACTTGAAACAGCTTGCAAATGGTGACAGTAAGTCAGTAAATGATAAGAAAGTGGATGACACTTATGTCGTTGTTTACAGGGAAACTCCTATTGCGTTGGTATCTATTGCTGAAAACATGCAGTTGTCTACCAAGGAGTCTCTGGTAATGGGAATTACAACAATCGGATGTCGCCAAGTCTACCAGAGAAGTGGTATAATCGAAGATTTACTTGATTGGGCCTTGCTAAGGACAAAGGATATTCAGCAGCAGTCTGGAAAGTACAAGCCTGGTCAGTCTATGAAACTATTAATTGAAGTGTACTCCTTTGACAAGTTCATGAAGAAAACCTTAAAGAAAAAGGGTTTCAATATGCTGGAGAGCTTTAGTATGCCAGAAAGCAAAATTCTAGGGGGACTGTTTAGGGTTAGAAGAGAACTATGGGGAATTAAATTCCATTTTGAATCTAAGAAAGAATGA
- a CDS encoding uncharacterized protein (Syntenic homolog of Ashbya gossypii ADR326C; Syntenic homolog of Saccharomyces cerevisiae YKR045C; 1-intron in Ashbya gossypii) has protein sequence MSWSNNQSNTFHERRNKLSTWVKKIIQPNKEHKSSSVSAPAPTNGTLAVTSVSTAESSPAGTAAADRSSATLRAHGTHKTQRSKTRQVPEEEVRHPVPPCTLRQYIVQKPALLGTFEALGSKGSQSTTFTNTYPSSITSKRNSHTISNHSQPQGSYSQNKVEFEHANDNASTVPLVSVCSSSMKSTTFSDVHSAQSTRATVFSNKTFDTNSSTVGIPPASIVDRGRQAMEAPSVLSVGSSHTTAQPPPVRNASLRANSINNSMSHASISTIMDY, from the exons ATGTCGTGGTCAAATAATCAGAGTAATACGTTTCATG AACGCAGAAATAAATTATCCACTTGGGTCAAGAAGATTATCCAGCCGAACAAGGAGCACAAGTCGAGTAGTGTGTCAGCGCCAGCTCCAACTAACGGAACTTTAGCTGTAACTTCGGTTTCTACTGCGGAGTCATCGCCTGCCGGTACCGCTGCCGCTGATAGGTCATCAGCCACTCTACGTGCTCATGGAACTCATAAGACCCAAAGGTCGAAGACACGCCAGGTTCCCGAAGAAGAGGTACGACATCCAGTCCCACCGTGCACATTACGACAGTATATTGTACAGAAACCTGCTTTACTTGGCACTTTCGAAGCTCTGGGTAGCAAGGGTTCCCAAAGTACCACTTTTACTAATACATACCCTTCAAGCATTACCAGTAAGCGTAACTCCCATACTATATCTAACCACAGCCAGCCACAAGGTAGCTACTCACAAAACAAAGTTGAATTCGAGCATGCAAATGACAATGCCAGCACTGTACCACTAGTCTCGGTCTGTTCATCTTCAATGAAGTCTACAACTTTCTCAGATGTACATTCAGCACAATCTACTAGGGCTACGGTTTTTTCAAATAAGACTTTTGATACCAATTCCAGTACTGTAGGAATACCTCCTGCTAGCATCGTAGACCGTGGAAGGCAGGCTATGGAAGCGCCCAGTGTTTTAAGTGTCGGATCTTCACACACTACTGCTCAACCACCGCCTGTAAGAAACGCTAGTCTAAGGGCGAATAGCATCAATAATTCAATGAGTCACGCAAGTATCTCAACAATCATGGACTATTGA
- the PLN1 gene encoding Pln1p (Syntenic homolog of Ashbya gossypii AEL108W; Syntenic homolog of Saccharomyces cerevisiae YKR046C (PET10)), whose product MGQEAQKFNVCTAKQPGAAELFPQSATLAHLKGYRRLLEWASVVLSSSVVSYAVVLLIALLGLTKQYLVDAPTAPTVSKEGYHYFLIFLRKLDRLVDRLVLRDGVDAFFEQMAVHNHTLGVWTVYFLLDFLANASNYVLRTALSMPETQESIHENGNSVDSHSISGGNVASSLTSATQSMQTARTTDSNEGSVKLSLIGNELPHVRELTDTTIALRKDISEKYIAPTKSILESYLEPTKNRIEAQYFQPINEKLGLSPPAAENHQNGNSVSKNQEEILPVSNGLAKSVATTTLADVGSTVAQNIKPSTNNDGIQSLGDMTTIAERPIQGGNENEEIAAA is encoded by the coding sequence ATGGGACAAGAAGCTCAGAAGTTCAATGTGTGCACAGCAAAACAGCCAGGGGCAGCAGAGCTTTTCCCTCAGTCTGCTACTTTGGCTCATCTCAAAGGGTATCGTCGGTTATTAGAATGGGCTAGCGTTGTATTGTCATCGTCGGTTGTTTCATATGCGGTTGTTTTACTTATTGCTTTGTTAGGGCTAACAAAGCAATACTTGGTGGATGCCCCTACAGCTCCTACAGTTTCTAAGGAGGGCTACCATTACTTCCTTATTTTCCTAAGAAAGCTAGACCGCTTGGTTGATAGGTTAGTTTTGAGAGATGGCGTTGATGCGTTTTTTGAGCAGATGGCGGTCCACAACCACACGCTAGGGGTATGGACTGTGTACTTCCTGTTAGACTTCTTGGCAAATGCCTCTAACTATGTACTAAGGACCGCGTTGTCTATGCCAGAGACACAGGAGAGTATACATGAAAACGGGAACAGTGTTGACTCGCATAGTATTTCGGGCGGCAATGTTGCGAGCAGCCTAACAAGTGCGACACAAAGCATGCAGACTGCAAGAACAACAGATTCTAACGAGGGCTCTGTGAAACTAAGCCTCATTGGCAATGAGCTTCCTCACGTGCGCGAATTAACAGACACAACGATCGCTCTCCGCAAGGATATCTCCGAAAAATACATCGCTCCTACGAAGTCCATACTCGAGTCTTATCTAGAGCCTACTAAGAACAGAATTGAAGCCCAGTACTTCCAACCCATAAACGAAAAGCTCGGTCTTTCTCCCCCAGCGGCCGAAAATCACCAAAACGGCAACTCAGTCTCTAAGAATCAGGAAGAAATTTTACCGGTCAGTAACGGATTAGCTAAGTCTGTTGCAACAACGACGCTGGCTGACGTAGGCAGCACGGTTGCCCAGAATATCAAGCCCTCTACCAACAATGATGGTATTCAGTCCCTAGGCGACATGACTACTATCGCCGAAAGGCCCATTCAAGGGGGGaatgaaaatgaagaaATTGCTGCCGCTTAA
- the NAP1 gene encoding histone chaperone NAP1 (Syntenic homolog of Ashbya gossypii AEL109W; Syntenic homolog of Saccharomyces cerevisiae YKR048C (NAP1)) — protein sequence MAFPIKSKNQIDGAPTPQNTPASVLKESYLKNGNPVVDSPQSCRVPQTINEEDINAALAKNPQLLATMQGKLGALLGQDSGYISSLPRKVKDRIHALKKLQQDLFQLEKDFQMEMFELEHKYLKKYAPLHEYRAELIKGDKEPTVAEIEAGKRLDEENDTENIEEADEADETADENDDTKGIPSFWLTALENLPMVSQTITDRDAEVLDCLINVWMEYLTQGKPGFKLFFEFKENPFFTNKTLVKTYYYQPELGYSGDFIYDHAEGTPIDWTSNEANVTVQLEKHKQRNKTTKQVRTIEKITPVESFFNFFDPPTVPDADEKSDDHDEEVVLELESRLALDYAIGEEIKDKLIPRAVDWFTGIAREFDYDDEAEDDYKSYDEDEDEEDEEDDEDDGQEHNTTSENIAEESEEDDFANVAKKEQPPECKQT from the coding sequence ATGGCATTTCCTATAAAGTCTAAGAACCAAATCGACGGGGCCCCAACACCTCAAAACACTCCGGCTAGTGTATTGAAAGAGTCATATTTGAAGAATGGTAACCCAGTGGTAGATTCTCCACAGAGTTGTCGTGTCCCTCAGACcattaatgaagaagatatcAATGCTGCTTTGGCGAAGAACCCTCAACTTTTGGCAACAATGCAGGGTAAATTGGGAGCTTTATTGGGCCAGGATTCCGGCTACATCTCCTCGTTACCTAGGAAAGTCAAAGACCGCATTCATGCTCTAAAAAAGCTACAACAGGACCTCTTCCAGCTTGAAAAAGACTTCCAGATGGAAATGTTTGAGTTGGAACATAAGTATTTGAAAAAGTACGCTCCTTTGCATGAATATCGTGCAGAACTAATTAAGGGTGACAAAGAGCCTACTGTTGCCGAAATCGAGGCAGGTAAAAGGCTAGACGAGGAAAATGATACAGAAAATATCGAAGAGGCGGATGAGGCCGACGAAACCGCTGACGAGAACGATGATACAAAGGGCATCCCTTCTTTTTGGTTGACGGCATTAGAGAATCTTCCAATGGTGTCACAGACGATAACAGACAGGGACGCAGAAGTCCTAGATTGTCTCATCAATGTCTGGATGGAATACTTGACGCAGGGAAAACCAGGCTTCAAGCTGTTTTTCGAATTTAAAGAAAATCCTTTCTTCACTAACAAGACTCTAGTCAAAACCTACTACTACCAGCCAGAGCTAGGATACTCCGGGGATTTCATCTATGACCACGCCGAAGGAACTCCTATCGACTGGACTTCAAACGAAGCGAATGTCACTGTACAACTTGAGAAGCACAAGCAGCGCAACAAAACGACCAAGCAGGTGCGTACTATCGAAAAGATAACCCCAGTAGAGTCattcttcaacttctttgACCCTCCAACCGTCCCTGACGCAGATGAAAAGTCCGATGACCACGACGAGGAAGTTGTCCTAGAATTAGAGTCGAGATTAGCTTTAGACTACGCTATAGGAGAGGAGATCAAAGACAAACTAATCCCTAGGGCTGTTGATTGGTTTACCGGAATCGCCAGAGAATTTGACTACGACGACGAGGCCGAGGATGACTATAAGTCGTACGATGAAgacgaagacgaagaagacgaagaagaTGACGAAGACGATGGTCAGGAACATAACACCACCAGTGAAAACATAGCCGAAGAatcagaagaagatgacTTTGCTAATGTTGCCAAAAAGGAACAGCCCCCAGAATGCAAGCAGACTTAG
- the RPE1 gene encoding ribulose-phosphate 3-epimerase RPE1 (Syntenic homolog of Ashbya gossypii AFL208C; Syntenic homolog of Saccharomyces cerevisiae YJL121C (RPE1)) has product MVKPIVAPSILASDFANLECGCHRVINAGAEWLHIDVMDGHFVPNITLGPPVVKSLRACVARPNDTSSSKPKAFFDCHMMVENPEKWIDVFIENGADQFTFHYETTKDPIGLAKAIKSKGIRAACAIKPATPVDVLFDIAPHLDMALIMTVEPGFGGQKFMHEMMPKVQQLRERFPDLDIQVDGGLGKETIPHAAKAGANVIVAGTSVFTAEDPVDVISFLKDTVSQELSSQGYLN; this is encoded by the coding sequence ATGGTTAAACCAATCGTAGCACCCAGTATCTTAGCATCAGATTTTGCAAACCTAGAATGTGGATGCCACAGGGTAATTAATGCAGGTGCTGAATGGCTGCATATTGATGTCATGGACGGTCATTTCGTCCCTAATATTACACTTGGACCACCTGTAGTGAAATCACTACGTGCATGCGTAGCTAGGCCAAATGATACATCAAGCTCTAAACCTAAGGCATTTTTCGATTGCCATATGATGGTTGAAAATCCAGAGAAATGGATTGATGTTTTTATAGAAAATGGTGCAGACCAGTTTACTTTCCATTATGAGACTACTAAGGACCCAATTGGACTTGCGAAGGCAATCAAGTCAAAAGGTATTCGGGCAGCGTGCGCTATCAAGCCTGCGACACCTGTTGATGTCCTTTTTGACATCGCACCTCATTTGGATATGGCATTAATTATGACTGTGGAACCAGGTTTTGGCGGACAAAAATTTATGCATGAGATGATGCCAAAAGTTCAACAGTTAAGAGAACGTTTCCCAGACTTGGATATCCAAGTTGACGGTGGATTGGGGAAGGAAACAATCCCTCATGCTGCTAAGGCAGGAGCTAACGTTATTGTCGCAGGGACAAGCGTATTCACAGCAGAGGACCCTGTTGATGTTATATCATTCTTGAAGGATACTGTTAGTCAAGAACTATCATCCCAAGGTTATTTGAATTAA
- the ALB1 gene encoding Alb1p (Syntenic homolog of Ashbya gossypii AFL209W; Syntenic homolog of Saccharomyces cerevisiae YJL122W (ALB1)), whose product MPSKNSINRPKQKINLNRKIQKNAAKRNARERAGLLAPPRSSPDSMSGQVKSIPWELYKGSKLESGPTTTKTLSKKRAKKIERNLRYNEQRKLLIEVQAAKESGMEIDMETSLVSSRSRKKEAKQGLLEKTKASIWSVLEDTTTQELPLQTGAGTILGSKYF is encoded by the coding sequence ATGCCCTCTAAGAACTCTATAAACAGGCCTAAGCAGAAGATAAATTTGAATAGGAAGATTCAAAAGAATGCTGCGAAAAGAAACGCTCGTGAGAGAGCCGGATTACTAGCTCCTCCAAGATCAAGTCCAGACTCTATGTCTGGTCAGGTCAAATCGATCCCATGGGAATTATACAAGGGTTCAAAGCTAGAGAGCGGACCTACTACTACTAAAACATTATCTAAGAAGCGTGCTAAGAAAATTGAAAGAAATCTGAGATATAATGAACAAAGAAAGCTCTTAATTGAAGTACAAGCCGCAAAGGAATCAGGAATGGAGATTGATATGGAGACTAGCTTAGTTAGTTCAAGGTCTCGTAAGAAGGAGGCAAAGCAAGGCTTGTTGGAAAAGACCAAAGCTTCTATTTGGAGCGTCTTGGAGGACACCACTACCCAAGAGTTGCCCTTGCAGACTGGTGCAGGTACGATTTTGGGTAGCAAGTACTTTTAA
- the MTC1 gene encoding DUF5427 domain-containing protein MTC1 (Syntenic homolog of Ashbya gossypii AFL210C; Syntenic homolog of Saccharomyces cerevisiae YJL123C (MTC1)), which produces MAPRQNSTDADDVLEFLDSLPDSTAGKKTSSGKQSKNEKDEDILDFLDELEQTNLKASPKKKHSDVPKKIDAKKNDAHKSDTKVTAKQDTVDERTNVTKETTKPNQENKPDAELKTETSNQENYNEEKLSDPISSISSWWSSSGQATVSNIWSKTTQHATQIKDRIAQEQHELSTKLNTNSFTSKFANANMLSELTTQLTKFVIGDTEEVLRVHVVHDLVNFHNLSYHMESQLDKVLRSQVQGGVRIFVDEWDRPNESSTFSGDSSTRKLNLFQGKPIEADKLCLANLDNAIKLFQHAKEEMKQRRGSNELEAIEDEESRISDVFVGILAVGQQAKNESESIVDSTHAGSFNFTFLLKDVSNDLSLVVRSQGFPIRWVDWLEGTSELKSKGSDKSAEGEIDPSDWVVEWIENGLELAIGVLAQTYVIKRMGI; this is translated from the coding sequence ATGGCTCCTAGGCAAAATTCAACTGACGCAGATGATGTTCTAGAGTTCTTAGACTCATTACCCGATTCCACGGCGGGGAAGAAAACCTCTAGTGGAAAACAGTCTAAAAACGAGAAGGATGAAGATATCCTGGACTTCTTAGATGAATTAGAGCAAACAAATCTTAAGGCCAGTCCTAAGAAGAAGCATAGTGATGTGCCGAAGAAGATTGACGCAAAAAAAAATGATGCTCATAAGTCTGATACTAAAGTAACCGCTAAACAGGATACTGTGGACGAAAGAACTAATGTTACAAAGGAGACCACTAAACCAAACCAAGAAAATAAACCAGATGCTGAATTGAAAACTGAAACTAGTAATCAAGAGAATTACAACGAAGAGAAGTTAAGTGATCCAATTTCTTCGATTTCCAGTTGGTGGAGTTCTAGTGGACAGGCCACTGTTTCAAATATATGGTCTAAAACCACTCAGCATGCAACACAAATTAAAGATCGCATAGCTCAAGAACAACATGAATTGAGTACAAAGTTGAATACTAACTCTTTTACCTCGAAATTTGCAAATGCGAACATGTTGTCTGAATTGACAACTCAGCTTACCAAATTTGTTATTGGTGATACTGAAGAGGTACTACGCGTCCACGTTGTCCATGACTTGGTAAACTTCCACAACTTATCCTATCATATGGAATCTCAATTAGACAAGGTATTGCGCTCTCAAGTCCAGGGTGGAGTGCGTATATTTGTCGATGAATGGGACCGTCCAAACGAGTCAAGCACTTTTTCTGGAGATAGCAGCACTCGTAAACTTAACCTATTCCAAGGCAAACCAATAGAGGCTGATAAGCTGTGCTTGGCAAATCTCGATAATGCTATTAAATTGTTTCAGCATGCTAAGGAAGAGATGAAGCAAAGACGCGGTTCGAATGAGCTGGAAGCTATCGAAGACGAAGAGAGCAGGATTAGCGATGTGTTCGTGGGGATTCTTGCAGTTGGGCAGCAGGCCAAGAACGAATCAGAATCCATCGTGGACTCTACGCATGCAGGAAGCTTCAACTTTACTTTCCTCTTGAAGGATGTTTCTAACGATCTTTCTTTAGTGGTCAGATCGCAAGGTTTCCCAATTAGATGGGTTGACTGGTTGGAGGGCACATCCGAATTAAAGTCAAAAGGAAGTGACAAGTCCGCCGAAGGTGAGATTGATCCAAGTGATTGGGTTGTTGAATGGATTGAAAACGGACTTGAGCTTGCTATTGGCGTCTTAGCACAGACATATGTCATAAAAAGAATGGGTATCTAA